Proteins co-encoded in one Amia ocellicauda isolate fAmiCal2 chromosome 11, fAmiCal2.hap1, whole genome shotgun sequence genomic window:
- the iqcc gene encoding IQ domain-containing protein C yields MEGRELERRVTAFQAHVRGFLVRRRFSSLRCDYEDIVRELDGSVSHLQWSGHVIPMPCFIQRRQAKSKDSNCPAAEGQPSGGPISQGLVGEQRPTYEVLQPERDASSCRGSPAMTVEQQEPLHRPDAFTPVREGCEDVLPSRDPRTSPVQTGNRTETADWEGGRESGSVTDVTSVWDSTAPDSGSAVLQTESLHRMPSQEMPRTREGLRLCRNNLAMELLWLQQAIASRKKYLALKQRLGSPGR; encoded by the exons ATGGAGGGGCGAGAGCTGGAGAGACGGGTAACTGCGTTTCAG GCGCATGTTCGTGGGTTTCTGGTCCGGAGACGCTTCTCCTCTTTACGATGCGATTATGAAGACATAGTGAGAGAGCTGGACGGGAGTGTGAGCCATTTGCAGTGGAGTGGGCACGTCATACCCATGCCTTGTTTCATACAGAGG AGACAGGCCAAGTCAAAAGACAGCAACTGTCCGGCAGCGGAGGGGCAGCCTTCAGGAGGACCCATCTCTCAGGGGCTCGTGGGCGAACAGCGCCCGACTTACGAAGTACTGCAGCCAGAGAGAGACGCGAGCTCCTGCAGGGGGTCGCCCGCGATGACTGTGGAACAGCAGGAGCCCCTGCACAGACCAGATGCCTTCACCCCAGTGAGGGAGGGGTGTGAGGATGTGCTGCCCAGCCGTGACCCCAGAACCAGCCCGGTTCAGACAGGCAACAGGACTGAGACCGCCGActgggagggaggaagagaatCGGGGAGTGTGACTGATGTGACATcagtgtgggacagcacagCTCCGGACTCTGGCTCTGCGGTCCTTCAGACGG AATCCCTGCATAGGATGCCCAGTCAGGAAATGCCCAGGACTCGAGAAGGTCTGCGGCTCTGCAGAAACAACCTGGCCATGGAGTTATTGTGGCTGCAACAGGCAATAGCCAGCAGGAAAAAA TACTTGGCCCTAAAGCAGAGACTGGGCAGTCCAGGACGCTAG
- the dcdc2b gene encoding doublecortin domain-containing protein 2B isoform X1, translating to MTSNGTVLPLAKNVVVYKNGDPFFHGRKFVVNQRQILTFESFLNEVTHNIQAQAAVRNLYTPREGHRVRELDDLQNGSQYVAAGFEKFKKLDYLNPGAKKPAANRKSEGIQIRTVYRLNVSAKWRKTIQMPSVIHVFRNGDLLCPPFRLIVPRNALQDWEKILNMVTEKANLRTGAVRRLCTLEGETVSSGENLENGQYYVAVGAEKFKKLPYVELLVPKAPSHNLRNHPGNRRIRKKHEYRKPVSVPQDGYSDSALMDSPEQSDERRVRSTEDGLGNPVPSKAVRRKLGKTAKEEDTIFHARPVRVRKNRTNPQPPPPRHENEEAGVFKGNQKRREVQGAAEVAEDENTAVEFPVDQRVAETVEDEVIERDLRENKEMSAQETKAHLFTENHSSEDHSKDQHNGRTSSASSRRQEA from the exons ATGACCTCGAATGGGACAGTGCTCCCACTGGCAAAGAATGTGGTGGTTTACAAAAACGGAGACCCCTTTTTCCACGGGAGGAAGTTtgtggtgaaccagcgacagatTTTGACTTTCGAGTCCTTTCTGAATGAGGTGACACACAACATCCAGGCCCAGGCGGCCGTGAGGAACCTGTACACCCCGAGAGAGGGGCACCGCGTGAGGGAGCTCGACGATCTACAGAATGGCAGCCAGTATGTGGCTGCTGGCTTCGAGAAGTTCAAGAAGCTGGA CTATTTGAACCCAGGGGCAAAAAAGCCAGCCGCTAACCGAAAAAGTGAAGGAATACAG ATTAGAACAGTCTATCGACTTAATGTGTCTGCGAAATGGAGGAAGACGATCCAAATGCCATCTGTAATCCA TGTGTTTCGGAATGGGGACCTGCTCTGCCCCCCGTTCAGGCTCATCGTGCCGCGAAACGCCCTCCAGGACTGGGAGAAAATCCTCAACATGGTGACGGAGAAAGCCAACCTGAGGACAGGTGCTGTGCGCAG GCTCTGTACTCTGGAGGGGGAGACTGTCTCTTCAGGTGAAAATCTGGAAAATGGACAGTACTACGTTGCAGTGGGAGCAGAGAAGTTCAAGAAGCTTCCATACGTAGAACTCCTGGTGCCCAAAGCCCCATCACACAACCTCAG AAACCACCCGGGGAACAGACGCATAAGAAAGAAACACGAG TACAGGAAGCCGGTTAGTGTTCCGCAGGACGGGTACAGTGACTCGGCCCTAATGGACTCTCCAGAGCAG tCAGATGAGCGACGGGTGAGGTCGACAGAAGATGGGTTGGGGAATCCAGTCCCTTCCAAGGCTGTTCGCAGGAAACTGGGGAAAACTGCCAAGGAAGAGGACACCATCTTCCATGCCAGGCCGGTCAGGGTCCGCAAGAACAGAACCAACCCCCAGCCTCCTCCACCCAGGCATGAAAATG AGGAGGCGGGTGTTTTTAAAGGAAACCAGAAGAGGAGGGAGGTGCAGGGAGCAGCAGAGGTGGCTGAAGACGAGAACACAGCTGTGGAGTTTCCTGTGGATCAG AGAGTAGCAGAGACGGTGGAGGATGAAGTCATTGAGAGAGATCTACGAGAAAACAAG GAGATGTCTGCTCAGGAAACGAAAGCACATTTGTTCACAGAAAATCACAGTTCAGAAGACCACAGCAAAGACCAACACAATGGAAGGACAAGCAGTGCTTCTTCCCGCAGGCAGGAGGCATAA
- the dcdc2b gene encoding doublecortin domain-containing protein 2B isoform X3: MTSNGTVLPLAKNVVVYKNGDPFFHGRKFVVNQRQILTFESFLNEVTHNIQAQAAVRNLYTPREGHRVRELDDLQNGSQYVAAGFEKFKKLDYLNPGAKKPAANRKSEGIQIRTVYRLNVSAKWRKTIQMPSVIHVFRNGDLLCPPFRLIVPRNALQDWEKILNMVTEKANLRTGAVRRLCTLEGETVSSGENLENGQYYVAVGAEKFKKLPYVELLVPKAPSHNLRNHPGNRRIRKKHESDERRVRSTEDGLGNPVPSKAVRRKLGKTAKEEDTIFHARPVRVRKNRTNPQPPPPRHENEEAGVFKGNQKRREVQGAAEVAEDENTAVEFPVDQRVAETVEDEVIERDLRENKEMSAQETKAHLFTENHSSEDHSKDQHNGRTSSASSRRQEA; the protein is encoded by the exons ATGACCTCGAATGGGACAGTGCTCCCACTGGCAAAGAATGTGGTGGTTTACAAAAACGGAGACCCCTTTTTCCACGGGAGGAAGTTtgtggtgaaccagcgacagatTTTGACTTTCGAGTCCTTTCTGAATGAGGTGACACACAACATCCAGGCCCAGGCGGCCGTGAGGAACCTGTACACCCCGAGAGAGGGGCACCGCGTGAGGGAGCTCGACGATCTACAGAATGGCAGCCAGTATGTGGCTGCTGGCTTCGAGAAGTTCAAGAAGCTGGA CTATTTGAACCCAGGGGCAAAAAAGCCAGCCGCTAACCGAAAAAGTGAAGGAATACAG ATTAGAACAGTCTATCGACTTAATGTGTCTGCGAAATGGAGGAAGACGATCCAAATGCCATCTGTAATCCA TGTGTTTCGGAATGGGGACCTGCTCTGCCCCCCGTTCAGGCTCATCGTGCCGCGAAACGCCCTCCAGGACTGGGAGAAAATCCTCAACATGGTGACGGAGAAAGCCAACCTGAGGACAGGTGCTGTGCGCAG GCTCTGTACTCTGGAGGGGGAGACTGTCTCTTCAGGTGAAAATCTGGAAAATGGACAGTACTACGTTGCAGTGGGAGCAGAGAAGTTCAAGAAGCTTCCATACGTAGAACTCCTGGTGCCCAAAGCCCCATCACACAACCTCAG AAACCACCCGGGGAACAGACGCATAAGAAAGAAACACGAG tCAGATGAGCGACGGGTGAGGTCGACAGAAGATGGGTTGGGGAATCCAGTCCCTTCCAAGGCTGTTCGCAGGAAACTGGGGAAAACTGCCAAGGAAGAGGACACCATCTTCCATGCCAGGCCGGTCAGGGTCCGCAAGAACAGAACCAACCCCCAGCCTCCTCCACCCAGGCATGAAAATG AGGAGGCGGGTGTTTTTAAAGGAAACCAGAAGAGGAGGGAGGTGCAGGGAGCAGCAGAGGTGGCTGAAGACGAGAACACAGCTGTGGAGTTTCCTGTGGATCAG AGAGTAGCAGAGACGGTGGAGGATGAAGTCATTGAGAGAGATCTACGAGAAAACAAG GAGATGTCTGCTCAGGAAACGAAAGCACATTTGTTCACAGAAAATCACAGTTCAGAAGACCACAGCAAAGACCAACACAATGGAAGGACAAGCAGTGCTTCTTCCCGCAGGCAGGAGGCATAA
- the dcdc2b gene encoding doublecortin domain-containing protein 2B isoform X2, with protein MTSNGTVLPLAKNVVVYKNGDPFFHGRKFVVNQRQILTFESFLNEVTHNIQAQAAVRNLYTPREGHRVRELDDLQNGSQYVAAGFEKFKKLDYLNPGAKKPAANRKSEGIQIRTVYRLNVSAKWRKTIQMPSVIHVFRNGDLLCPPFRLIVPRNALQDWEKILNMVTEKANLRTGAVRRLCTLEGETVSSGENLENGQYYVAVGAEKFKKLPYVELLVPKAPSHNLRNHPGNRRIRKKHEYRKPVSVPQDGYSDSALMDSPEQSDERRVRSTEDGLGNPVPSKAVRRKLGKTAKEEDTIFHARPVRVRKNRTNPQPPPPRHENEEAGVFKGNQKRREVQGAAEVAEDENTAVEFPVDQRVAETVEDEVIERDLRENKMSAQETKAHLFTENHSSEDHSKDQHNGRTSSASSRRQEA; from the exons ATGACCTCGAATGGGACAGTGCTCCCACTGGCAAAGAATGTGGTGGTTTACAAAAACGGAGACCCCTTTTTCCACGGGAGGAAGTTtgtggtgaaccagcgacagatTTTGACTTTCGAGTCCTTTCTGAATGAGGTGACACACAACATCCAGGCCCAGGCGGCCGTGAGGAACCTGTACACCCCGAGAGAGGGGCACCGCGTGAGGGAGCTCGACGATCTACAGAATGGCAGCCAGTATGTGGCTGCTGGCTTCGAGAAGTTCAAGAAGCTGGA CTATTTGAACCCAGGGGCAAAAAAGCCAGCCGCTAACCGAAAAAGTGAAGGAATACAG ATTAGAACAGTCTATCGACTTAATGTGTCTGCGAAATGGAGGAAGACGATCCAAATGCCATCTGTAATCCA TGTGTTTCGGAATGGGGACCTGCTCTGCCCCCCGTTCAGGCTCATCGTGCCGCGAAACGCCCTCCAGGACTGGGAGAAAATCCTCAACATGGTGACGGAGAAAGCCAACCTGAGGACAGGTGCTGTGCGCAG GCTCTGTACTCTGGAGGGGGAGACTGTCTCTTCAGGTGAAAATCTGGAAAATGGACAGTACTACGTTGCAGTGGGAGCAGAGAAGTTCAAGAAGCTTCCATACGTAGAACTCCTGGTGCCCAAAGCCCCATCACACAACCTCAG AAACCACCCGGGGAACAGACGCATAAGAAAGAAACACGAG TACAGGAAGCCGGTTAGTGTTCCGCAGGACGGGTACAGTGACTCGGCCCTAATGGACTCTCCAGAGCAG tCAGATGAGCGACGGGTGAGGTCGACAGAAGATGGGTTGGGGAATCCAGTCCCTTCCAAGGCTGTTCGCAGGAAACTGGGGAAAACTGCCAAGGAAGAGGACACCATCTTCCATGCCAGGCCGGTCAGGGTCCGCAAGAACAGAACCAACCCCCAGCCTCCTCCACCCAGGCATGAAAATG AGGAGGCGGGTGTTTTTAAAGGAAACCAGAAGAGGAGGGAGGTGCAGGGAGCAGCAGAGGTGGCTGAAGACGAGAACACAGCTGTGGAGTTTCCTGTGGATCAG AGAGTAGCAGAGACGGTGGAGGATGAAGTCATTGAGAGAGATCTACGAGAAAACAAG ATGTCTGCTCAGGAAACGAAAGCACATTTGTTCACAGAAAATCACAGTTCAGAAGACCACAGCAAAGACCAACACAATGGAAGGACAAGCAGTGCTTCTTCCCGCAGGCAGGAGGCATAA
- the tmem234 gene encoding transmembrane protein 234 has translation MVSFTEVLCLCAVAALWGGTNPFLKKGTEGIERVEKGNIALQVIAEIKFLFLNIKYLVPFLFNQSGSLVYYLTLARTDLSLAVPVTNSLTFLFTLLTGRLLGEEIGGKNAVLGMCLTMLGVTLCVVSSVGESSHTVEH, from the exons ATGGTGTCTTTCA CGGAGGTGCTGTGTCTGTGCGCTGTGGCGGCACTGTGGGGGGGCACCAACCCTTTCCTTAAGAAGGGCACAGAGGGGATTGAACGGGTGGAGAAGGGCAATATCGCCCTGCAGGTTATAGCAGAAATCAAGTTCCTCTTCCTGAACATTAAG TATTTGGTGCCATTCCTTTTCAATCAGAGTGGATCACTAGTGTATTACCTTACACTCGCCAGGACAG ATTTGTCATTAGCTGTGCCTGTAACCAACTCCCTCACCTTCCTGTTCACTTTGCTGACTGGGAGGCTTCTAGGTGAAGAGATAGGTGGGAAAA ACGCTGTTTTGGGAATGTGTCTCACCATGCTTGGCGTCACTCTTTGTGTAGTTAGTTCTGTCGGTGAGAGCAGCCACACTGTCGAACATTAA